One Rhinopithecus roxellana isolate Shanxi Qingling chromosome 7, ASM756505v1, whole genome shotgun sequence DNA segment encodes these proteins:
- the LOC115898752 gene encoding heat shock transcription factor, X-linked: MTAKGRCWPHCTSKPSLSVALCEERNSRGQGHGLDRVPFPPQLHSETYLHPADPSPAWDDPVSTGSPNFRLLTEELAFQALAEEASFRRPRPDGDIPPQGEDNLLSLPFPQKLWRLVSSNQFSSIWWDEGGACIVINQKLFEKEILERDVAHKVFATDSIKSFFRQLNFYGFRKRRQRSFRTLTHVFPAQRPVSILNKLEFYCHPYFQRDSPHLLVRMKRRVGVKSAPGHQEEDKPEAAGSCLAPADTEQQDHTSPNENDQVTPQHQEPVGPNTQIRSVSALPAIPVMVPDPAMASDNTPVTQPAGEWSEGSQAHVTPVAAVPGPAAQPFFSVPRSPTQMNSYGPVVALPTASPSTLAMETTRLPAPGMLPFCHLWVPVTLVAAGAAQPVASVAMFPHALALHHHCPHSHRTSQYMPASDGPQAYPDYADQCT; this comes from the exons ATGACTGCCAAGGGGCGCTGCTGGCCACACTGCACTAGCAAGCCATCACTGAGTGTGGCTCTCTGTGAAGAAAGAAATTCGAGAGGACAGGGTCATGGCTTGGACAGGGTGCCTTTTCCTCCCCAGTTGCACTCAGAGACCTACCTTCACCCAGCAGATCCTTCCCCTGCCTGGGATGACCCGGTGTCCACTGGGAGCCCTAACTTCAGGCTGCTGACAGAAGAACTCGCTTTCCAAGCTCTGGCCGAGGAGGCTTCGTTTAGAAGGCCGCGCCCTGATGGTGACATCCCGCCCCAGGGAGAAGACaatctcctctccctcccttttccgCAGAAACTGTGGAGACTGGTCAGCAGCAATCAGTTTTCGTCCATCTGGTGGGATGAAGGAGGGGCTTGTATAGTGATCAATCAAAAACTCTTCGAAAAGGAGATTCTCGAAAGGGACGTCGCACACAAAGTGTTTGCCACGGATTCAATAAAGAGCTTCTTCCGCCAGCTAAACTTCTATGGCTTCCGAAAACGGCGTCAACGCTCTTTCAGGACCCTCACCCACGTTTTCCCCGCACAAAGGCCGGTCTCCATCTTGAATAAG TTAGAGTTCTACTGCCATCCCTACTTTCAAAGAGACTCCCCTCACCTCCTCGTGAGGATGAAGAGAAGAGTAGGCGTCAAGTCTGCACCAGGACATCAGGAGGAGGACAAGCCAGAAGCTGCTGGATCCTGTCTGGCACCAGCAGACACTGAGCAACAAGATCACACATCTCCGAATGAGAATGATCAGGTCACACCGCAACACCAGGAACCGGTGGGTCCCAACACCCAAATCAGAAGTGTCTCTGCTCTACCAGCAATTCCTGTGATGGTGCCCGATCCCGCCATGGCAAGTGACAACACTCCAGTGACCCAGCCGGCCGGCGAGTGGTCAGAGGGCAGCCAGGCTCACGTCACCCCGGTGGCCGCTGTCCCTGGGCCTGCAGCGCAGCCCTTCTTCTCTGTCCCCAGATCTCCCACCCAGATGAATTCTTACGGGCCTGTGGTGGCCCTTCCCACAGCGTCCCCCAGTACCCTTGCCATGGAGACCACAAGACTTCCTGCGCCTGGCATGCTGCCCTTTTGCCATCTCTGGGTGCCGGTGACCCTAGTGGCTGCTGGGGCTGCGCAGCCTGTTGCCTCCGTGGCCATGTTCCCCCATGCCCTAGCTCTGCACCACCATTGCCCCCACAGCCACCGCACATCACAGTACATGCCAGCTAGCGATGGCCCCCAGGCATACCCAGACTACGCAGACCAGTGCACATAG